In Toxotes jaculatrix isolate fToxJac2 chromosome 20, fToxJac2.pri, whole genome shotgun sequence, the following proteins share a genomic window:
- the pex2 gene encoding peroxisome biogenesis factor 2 isoform X4 gives MAGLESEDNQKRTAGSSGPETDAELQNPVLRISQLDALELDSALEQLVWTHFSQCFQNCRPGLLTPLEPELRALLQLLLWRFTLYSSSATVGQSLLSLRYHSTLSSSSRYRPLSRRQKVGLALLTAGPRWLQERSHSLLLYLGLSSGGPTSERDGGLLQQGLRTCLTFVSSIAQLASLMNFLVFLRKGRHPVLAERIVGAQALFSKPNVVRDITYQYMNRELLWHGFAEFLIFLLPLINTRKLKATVSSFVFGGDTADREGMRDGQGAWKECGLCGEWPTMPHTVGCQHVFCYYCIKSHSIADAYLTCPKCGAEAGEPMPVKLEVEMIGR, from the exons ATGG caggttTGGAAAGCGAGGACAACCAAAAAAGGACAGCTGGAAGCTCGGGTCCAGAAACCGATGCTGAGCTTCAGAACCCAGTATTGCGTATCAGCCAGTTGGATGCCCTCGAGCTGGACTCGGCCCTCGAGCAGCTGGTGTGGACTCATTTCTCGCAGTGCTTCCAGAACTGCCGGCCTGGCCTGCTCACCCCTCTGGAGCCCGAACTGAGggctctgctccagctgctcctgTGGAGGTTCACACTGTATTCCAGCAGCGCCACTGTGGGCCAGTCTTTACTGAGCCTGCGCTATCATAgcactctttcttcctcttcccgTTACAGACCTCTGTCCCGCAGGCAGAAGGTGGGTCTTGCCCTACTAACCGCAGGCCCCCGCTGGCTCCAGGAGCGTTCCCATAGCCTGCTGCTGTACTTGGGTTTGAGTTCAGGAGGCCCCACATCTGAAAGAGATGGTGGTTTGCTCCAACAGGGTCTCCGTACTTGCCTGACCTTTGTTTCTAGTATTGCCCAGCTGGCAAGTCTTATGAACTTTCTTGTGTTCCTAAGGAAAGGTCGCCATCCTGTCCTGGCTGAAAGGATCGTGGGAGCTCAGGCACTTTTTAGCAAGCCCAACGTGGTCCGGGACATAACCTACCAGTACATGAACCGGGAGCTGCTGTGGCACGGCTTTGCTGAGTTCCTCATCTTCCTGTTACCACTGATCAATACAAGGAAACTGAAGGCAACTGTGTCTTCGTTTGTCTTTGGGGGAGACACAGCCGACAGGGAAGGAATGAGAGATGGGCAAGGGGCATGGAAAGAGTGCGGACTGTGCGGGGAGTGGCCGACCATGCCTCATACAGTGGGCTGCCAACATGTTTTCTGCTACTACTGCATCAAAAGCCACAGCATTGCAGATGCCTACCTCACCTGTCCCAAATGTGGTGCAGAAGCTGGGGAGCCTATGCCAGTCAAGTTGGAGGTGGAGATGATAGGCAGGTGA
- the pex2 gene encoding peroxisome biogenesis factor 2 isoform X3 → MAETRMLRECSLLLYCDHQSEGQLLERAGLESEDNQKRTAGSSGPETDAELQNPVLRISQLDALELDSALEQLVWTHFSQCFQNCRPGLLTPLEPELRALLQLLLWRFTLYSSSATVGQSLLSLRYHSTLSSSSRYRPLSRRQKVGLALLTAGPRWLQERSHSLLLYLGLSSGGPTSERDGGLLQQGLRTCLTFVSSIAQLASLMNFLVFLRKGRHPVLAERIVGAQALFSKPNVVRDITYQYMNRELLWHGFAEFLIFLLPLINTRKLKATVSSFVFGGDTADREGMRDGQGAWKECGLCGEWPTMPHTVGCQHVFCYYCIKSHSIADAYLTCPKCGAEAGEPMPVKLEVEMIGR, encoded by the exons ATGGCTGAGACACGTATGCTTCGGGAATGTTCCCTCCTCCTTTATTGTGACCATCAGTCTGAAGGTCAGCTCCTAGAGAGAG caggttTGGAAAGCGAGGACAACCAAAAAAGGACAGCTGGAAGCTCGGGTCCAGAAACCGATGCTGAGCTTCAGAACCCAGTATTGCGTATCAGCCAGTTGGATGCCCTCGAGCTGGACTCGGCCCTCGAGCAGCTGGTGTGGACTCATTTCTCGCAGTGCTTCCAGAACTGCCGGCCTGGCCTGCTCACCCCTCTGGAGCCCGAACTGAGggctctgctccagctgctcctgTGGAGGTTCACACTGTATTCCAGCAGCGCCACTGTGGGCCAGTCTTTACTGAGCCTGCGCTATCATAgcactctttcttcctcttcccgTTACAGACCTCTGTCCCGCAGGCAGAAGGTGGGTCTTGCCCTACTAACCGCAGGCCCCCGCTGGCTCCAGGAGCGTTCCCATAGCCTGCTGCTGTACTTGGGTTTGAGTTCAGGAGGCCCCACATCTGAAAGAGATGGTGGTTTGCTCCAACAGGGTCTCCGTACTTGCCTGACCTTTGTTTCTAGTATTGCCCAGCTGGCAAGTCTTATGAACTTTCTTGTGTTCCTAAGGAAAGGTCGCCATCCTGTCCTGGCTGAAAGGATCGTGGGAGCTCAGGCACTTTTTAGCAAGCCCAACGTGGTCCGGGACATAACCTACCAGTACATGAACCGGGAGCTGCTGTGGCACGGCTTTGCTGAGTTCCTCATCTTCCTGTTACCACTGATCAATACAAGGAAACTGAAGGCAACTGTGTCTTCGTTTGTCTTTGGGGGAGACACAGCCGACAGGGAAGGAATGAGAGATGGGCAAGGGGCATGGAAAGAGTGCGGACTGTGCGGGGAGTGGCCGACCATGCCTCATACAGTGGGCTGCCAACATGTTTTCTGCTACTACTGCATCAAAAGCCACAGCATTGCAGATGCCTACCTCACCTGTCCCAAATGTGGTGCAGAAGCTGGGGAGCCTATGCCAGTCAAGTTGGAGGTGGAGATGATAGGCAGGTGA
- the pex2 gene encoding peroxisome biogenesis factor 2 isoform X2, with the protein MDTKVKVKKKVQPSSVYRLFPGCPHLSMAETRMLRECSLLLYCDHQSEGQLLERGLESEDNQKRTAGSSGPETDAELQNPVLRISQLDALELDSALEQLVWTHFSQCFQNCRPGLLTPLEPELRALLQLLLWRFTLYSSSATVGQSLLSLRYHSTLSSSSRYRPLSRRQKVGLALLTAGPRWLQERSHSLLLYLGLSSGGPTSERDGGLLQQGLRTCLTFVSSIAQLASLMNFLVFLRKGRHPVLAERIVGAQALFSKPNVVRDITYQYMNRELLWHGFAEFLIFLLPLINTRKLKATVSSFVFGGDTADREGMRDGQGAWKECGLCGEWPTMPHTVGCQHVFCYYCIKSHSIADAYLTCPKCGAEAGEPMPVKLEVEMIGR; encoded by the exons ATGG ACACCAAAGTCAAGGTCAAGAAGAAAGTGCAGCCTTCCTCTGTCTATAGGCTATTCCCTGGATGCCCGCACCTCAGTATGGCTGAGACACGTATGCTTCGGGAATGTTCCCTCCTCCTTTATTGTGACCATCAGTCTGAAGGTCAGCTCCTAGAGAGAG gttTGGAAAGCGAGGACAACCAAAAAAGGACAGCTGGAAGCTCGGGTCCAGAAACCGATGCTGAGCTTCAGAACCCAGTATTGCGTATCAGCCAGTTGGATGCCCTCGAGCTGGACTCGGCCCTCGAGCAGCTGGTGTGGACTCATTTCTCGCAGTGCTTCCAGAACTGCCGGCCTGGCCTGCTCACCCCTCTGGAGCCCGAACTGAGggctctgctccagctgctcctgTGGAGGTTCACACTGTATTCCAGCAGCGCCACTGTGGGCCAGTCTTTACTGAGCCTGCGCTATCATAgcactctttcttcctcttcccgTTACAGACCTCTGTCCCGCAGGCAGAAGGTGGGTCTTGCCCTACTAACCGCAGGCCCCCGCTGGCTCCAGGAGCGTTCCCATAGCCTGCTGCTGTACTTGGGTTTGAGTTCAGGAGGCCCCACATCTGAAAGAGATGGTGGTTTGCTCCAACAGGGTCTCCGTACTTGCCTGACCTTTGTTTCTAGTATTGCCCAGCTGGCAAGTCTTATGAACTTTCTTGTGTTCCTAAGGAAAGGTCGCCATCCTGTCCTGGCTGAAAGGATCGTGGGAGCTCAGGCACTTTTTAGCAAGCCCAACGTGGTCCGGGACATAACCTACCAGTACATGAACCGGGAGCTGCTGTGGCACGGCTTTGCTGAGTTCCTCATCTTCCTGTTACCACTGATCAATACAAGGAAACTGAAGGCAACTGTGTCTTCGTTTGTCTTTGGGGGAGACACAGCCGACAGGGAAGGAATGAGAGATGGGCAAGGGGCATGGAAAGAGTGCGGACTGTGCGGGGAGTGGCCGACCATGCCTCATACAGTGGGCTGCCAACATGTTTTCTGCTACTACTGCATCAAAAGCCACAGCATTGCAGATGCCTACCTCACCTGTCCCAAATGTGGTGCAGAAGCTGGGGAGCCTATGCCAGTCAAGTTGGAGGTGGAGATGATAGGCAGGTGA
- the pex2 gene encoding peroxisome biogenesis factor 2 isoform X5 has protein sequence MGLESEDNQKRTAGSSGPETDAELQNPVLRISQLDALELDSALEQLVWTHFSQCFQNCRPGLLTPLEPELRALLQLLLWRFTLYSSSATVGQSLLSLRYHSTLSSSSRYRPLSRRQKVGLALLTAGPRWLQERSHSLLLYLGLSSGGPTSERDGGLLQQGLRTCLTFVSSIAQLASLMNFLVFLRKGRHPVLAERIVGAQALFSKPNVVRDITYQYMNRELLWHGFAEFLIFLLPLINTRKLKATVSSFVFGGDTADREGMRDGQGAWKECGLCGEWPTMPHTVGCQHVFCYYCIKSHSIADAYLTCPKCGAEAGEPMPVKLEVEMIGR, from the exons ATGG gttTGGAAAGCGAGGACAACCAAAAAAGGACAGCTGGAAGCTCGGGTCCAGAAACCGATGCTGAGCTTCAGAACCCAGTATTGCGTATCAGCCAGTTGGATGCCCTCGAGCTGGACTCGGCCCTCGAGCAGCTGGTGTGGACTCATTTCTCGCAGTGCTTCCAGAACTGCCGGCCTGGCCTGCTCACCCCTCTGGAGCCCGAACTGAGggctctgctccagctgctcctgTGGAGGTTCACACTGTATTCCAGCAGCGCCACTGTGGGCCAGTCTTTACTGAGCCTGCGCTATCATAgcactctttcttcctcttcccgTTACAGACCTCTGTCCCGCAGGCAGAAGGTGGGTCTTGCCCTACTAACCGCAGGCCCCCGCTGGCTCCAGGAGCGTTCCCATAGCCTGCTGCTGTACTTGGGTTTGAGTTCAGGAGGCCCCACATCTGAAAGAGATGGTGGTTTGCTCCAACAGGGTCTCCGTACTTGCCTGACCTTTGTTTCTAGTATTGCCCAGCTGGCAAGTCTTATGAACTTTCTTGTGTTCCTAAGGAAAGGTCGCCATCCTGTCCTGGCTGAAAGGATCGTGGGAGCTCAGGCACTTTTTAGCAAGCCCAACGTGGTCCGGGACATAACCTACCAGTACATGAACCGGGAGCTGCTGTGGCACGGCTTTGCTGAGTTCCTCATCTTCCTGTTACCACTGATCAATACAAGGAAACTGAAGGCAACTGTGTCTTCGTTTGTCTTTGGGGGAGACACAGCCGACAGGGAAGGAATGAGAGATGGGCAAGGGGCATGGAAAGAGTGCGGACTGTGCGGGGAGTGGCCGACCATGCCTCATACAGTGGGCTGCCAACATGTTTTCTGCTACTACTGCATCAAAAGCCACAGCATTGCAGATGCCTACCTCACCTGTCCCAAATGTGGTGCAGAAGCTGGGGAGCCTATGCCAGTCAAGTTGGAGGTGGAGATGATAGGCAGGTGA
- the pex2 gene encoding peroxisome biogenesis factor 2 isoform X1 has translation MDTKVKVKKKVQPSSVYRLFPGCPHLSMAETRMLRECSLLLYCDHQSEGQLLERAGLESEDNQKRTAGSSGPETDAELQNPVLRISQLDALELDSALEQLVWTHFSQCFQNCRPGLLTPLEPELRALLQLLLWRFTLYSSSATVGQSLLSLRYHSTLSSSSRYRPLSRRQKVGLALLTAGPRWLQERSHSLLLYLGLSSGGPTSERDGGLLQQGLRTCLTFVSSIAQLASLMNFLVFLRKGRHPVLAERIVGAQALFSKPNVVRDITYQYMNRELLWHGFAEFLIFLLPLINTRKLKATVSSFVFGGDTADREGMRDGQGAWKECGLCGEWPTMPHTVGCQHVFCYYCIKSHSIADAYLTCPKCGAEAGEPMPVKLEVEMIGR, from the exons ATGG ACACCAAAGTCAAGGTCAAGAAGAAAGTGCAGCCTTCCTCTGTCTATAGGCTATTCCCTGGATGCCCGCACCTCAGTATGGCTGAGACACGTATGCTTCGGGAATGTTCCCTCCTCCTTTATTGTGACCATCAGTCTGAAGGTCAGCTCCTAGAGAGAG caggttTGGAAAGCGAGGACAACCAAAAAAGGACAGCTGGAAGCTCGGGTCCAGAAACCGATGCTGAGCTTCAGAACCCAGTATTGCGTATCAGCCAGTTGGATGCCCTCGAGCTGGACTCGGCCCTCGAGCAGCTGGTGTGGACTCATTTCTCGCAGTGCTTCCAGAACTGCCGGCCTGGCCTGCTCACCCCTCTGGAGCCCGAACTGAGggctctgctccagctgctcctgTGGAGGTTCACACTGTATTCCAGCAGCGCCACTGTGGGCCAGTCTTTACTGAGCCTGCGCTATCATAgcactctttcttcctcttcccgTTACAGACCTCTGTCCCGCAGGCAGAAGGTGGGTCTTGCCCTACTAACCGCAGGCCCCCGCTGGCTCCAGGAGCGTTCCCATAGCCTGCTGCTGTACTTGGGTTTGAGTTCAGGAGGCCCCACATCTGAAAGAGATGGTGGTTTGCTCCAACAGGGTCTCCGTACTTGCCTGACCTTTGTTTCTAGTATTGCCCAGCTGGCAAGTCTTATGAACTTTCTTGTGTTCCTAAGGAAAGGTCGCCATCCTGTCCTGGCTGAAAGGATCGTGGGAGCTCAGGCACTTTTTAGCAAGCCCAACGTGGTCCGGGACATAACCTACCAGTACATGAACCGGGAGCTGCTGTGGCACGGCTTTGCTGAGTTCCTCATCTTCCTGTTACCACTGATCAATACAAGGAAACTGAAGGCAACTGTGTCTTCGTTTGTCTTTGGGGGAGACACAGCCGACAGGGAAGGAATGAGAGATGGGCAAGGGGCATGGAAAGAGTGCGGACTGTGCGGGGAGTGGCCGACCATGCCTCATACAGTGGGCTGCCAACATGTTTTCTGCTACTACTGCATCAAAAGCCACAGCATTGCAGATGCCTACCTCACCTGTCCCAAATGTGGTGCAGAAGCTGGGGAGCCTATGCCAGTCAAGTTGGAGGTGGAGATGATAGGCAGGTGA